GTGCAGGAGGCTGCTGACCTGCCGGGTCAGGCGCGGATTCGTGTCGAAATTCTGCTGGGTCTGAAAGCCGGTGACCTCAGGGGCGTACAGCGGCTCGAAGACCTTGAAGGCGTTCTGGCGGGCCTCACACCCGGCGCAGCGAGCGCGGGACCGCAGTTCGGCGCGGCGTCCGTCCCTCCCTCTCCCAGCCCCTGTACACTGCCGGGCGATGAAGGTCGGTCTGCTGGATACGCTGGGGGCGCGATATGGGCGGTACTGGGCCGCGTTCCTGAAAGAACTCGGAGTCGAGGGGGTCACGCCGGACCTCCCTGCCGCCGAGGCATTCGCGCTGGGTCAGGAGAGCCTGCCGGACGCCCCAGTGCAGGTGCAGCTCGTGCTGGGGCGGGTGCTCGCGCTGGGCCGGGTGGACCTCGTGCTGCTGCCGCAGACGCCGCCGCTGCGGGGGGACGCCTGGGGCGAGGCCTTGCCCGACCTGCTCGCGCGGCGCCTCAGCGGGTTGCCGCCCATGCAGGCGCTGCCCGACGGCGGGCCGGAGATGGTCGCCGCCGCGACCGACCTCGGGCAGCGGCTCACCCACAACCCTGGCCGGGTGCGGCTGGCGCTGGAGCGGGTCAAGCCCCTGGCGGCCCCCCCCCGCGAGGACATGCCCGCCCTCAGCCGCGCCTCGCGGGTCACGGTCGCCGTGGTCGGGCCGCGTGTGCTGCTGGGGGACCCCGACCTGGGGGCGGGTCTGCGGGCGGCGCTGGAGGAACTGGGGCTGCATCCGGTCACCTCCGCCGAGTTGCCTCCCTCGCAGGTGGCGGCGCGGGGCGAGCGGATGGAGAAGGCGGCCACGGCCCCGGCGGGCGAAAAGGAGCTGTACGGCTCCCTCAAGCTGCTGGACGGCAAGAGCGCAGTGCGCGGGGTCATCCTGGCCGCCCCTGCCCGTGACGGCGCGGCGCGGACGGCGCTGGAGAGGCTGGCGGAGCAGACGCACAAGCCCACCCTGGTGGTGGACGTGGACGCCGGTCAGACCGAGTGGCCCGAGCTGACCGCCTTCCGTGACCGCATCACCGTGGGCGCGGCCGCCCGGCCCGCCGCTGCGGGCGAGGACGACACTTGAAGCTGTGGCGCTGGCTGATGACCCCGGACCCCGAGCCAGGGTTTACCGGGCGCAAGCTGGGGCGGCTGCTGATCCGGGTGCTGCTGTTCACGGTGGTAGCGACCCTGCTCTCGGGGCTGCTGCGGCTGGCGGGGCTGGGACCGTACCTCGACACCGTCTGGGGCACGGTGATCTTCGTGCTGCTGCTGTATATCCCGCTCTTCCGCTTCCTGACGGTGGACACCTTCGTGCCGCGCCGCCTCGCCGGGCGAACGCAGGCGGGCACCCGGCAGCAGTCGGCGGCCCGCACCCAGCGCCGCCGCGAGCGCCACCGCTACGCAGGCGTCAAGAAAAGCCCCCCGCGCGGTGGGGGCGGGCGGCGGTAAGCTGCCCCCATGACCCACGGCAAGGCCCGCCCCGCCCGTGAGTGGGCCGCCGAAGCGGTCTTCCGGCCGCTGGCCGAGCGACTGGTGCCTCCCCTGGCCCGGCGGCGGGTCAATCCGCTGCATGTGGTCCTGACCCATGCGGCGGTGGGCCTCCTCGCGGCAGGGCTGCTGCGGCGCGGCCACTCCCTGACCCCCGCCCTGCTCCTTCAGGTCAAGACGGTGCTGGACAACCTCGACGGACAACTCGCCCGCGCGACCGGGCAGACCACCGAGACGGGGCGCTACCTCGACTCGGAGCTGGACGCGCTGGTGAACGCCGCCGTCCTGACCGGGCTGGCAGGGCGCTGGGGCCTGCCGTTGACCCTGCTGCTGAGCCTGATTCTGAGCACCGACTACCTGTGGGAGCGCGACCACCGGGAGGCGCGGGGCCAGGTTTTCCGTGACCCGCCTGCCCAGGCGGGAGACGATCCCCGGCTGCTGGGGCTGCTGCGGAGGGTCTACGCGCTGTACTTCACCCCGCAGGAACGAGTGCTGGGGGCGCTGTTCGGGGCGCGGCTGCGAGGAGCAGCGGGAGGCGACCCCACCCCCGCCGACTGCCTTACCTACACACCCGCCACGATCAACCGGGTGGCGGTGAACCTGGGGCTCAGCACGCAACTGCTGGCCCTGGGCGCGGCGCTGGCCCTGCGGCGGCCCCGGCTGTACCTCTGGAGCCTGCCCGCACAGGCGGGGCTCCTCGTCGGGGTGCAGCTCTGGCGCGAGGAACAGGTACGCCGGGGCCGTCAGCCCTCTTCCAGCGGGTAGGTCCGCGCGGCCCGCACCGCCAGCGAGATCAGGAAGCCGTAGAAGATGGCGACCCCCAGGAACACCAGCCACCCCGGAAAGTTGCCGATGTCGGCCAGCGCAAAGGCGTCGGGGAACTCCAGAATCCAGCCCTTGGGCATGGACAGGTCGAGCTTGGCGAACCAAGCGATCAGGACTGCCCCATAGATCCACAGGTAGTTGCGGTTCAGGCGCCAGCCCAGGGCGTCGGCGCGGGTCATGGGGGATCGGGGCTTGCTCAGCTCGGCCAGCAGGAGCTGGTGCCACCCGGCGTCCACCCGGTCGCCCAGCATCGCGGGATAGAAGAAGCGCTCCATGATCCGCACCCGGTGGTGGGCGATCTCGAAGGTGCGAAATCTCCGGGCCTCCAGCCGCAGGAAGAAGTAGTTCATGCCCATCGCAAAGAGGAAGGTCGCGTGGCTGTTGTTGGGGTCACCCAGCGCGAAGGAGGCCAGACCCGCCGTCGTCACGACCGACCAGTTGGTCGTCATGTCGAGGCGCTGGCGGTAGGCGGTCATCTTGCCCACCTCGGCGCGGTAGAGGTGAATCAGGGCGTTCGCCGCGTTGGTGGAATAGTCGCGGTCGCTGACGGCACCCAGCAGCGGGGCAGGAACGGTGCCGGAGGTCACGGCCCCGCCTCCAGACGGACAGGCAGGCTCATGGCCTCAGCGTACCCCTGCCCCTCACCGCAAAAAGGGATTGGTGCGCCGCTCGGCCCCCACCGTGGTCGCCGGGCCGTGGCCGGGATAGACCGCCACGTCGTCCGGCAGGCTCAGCAGCTCCCGCGCGATGCCGTCCAGCAGTTGCGTGTGGTTCCCCCCCGGCAGGTCGGTGCGCCCGATGCTCCCCTGAAAGAGGGTGTCCCCGGCGACGACAAACCCGTCCCCGACAAACACCACATGCCCCGGCGCGTGCCCCGGCAACTCCCGCGCCGTGAGGGTCAGGTCGCCCGCCGTGAAGGGCTGCCCCTGGGCGATGCCGTGCTCGGGGTCGGCGGGCTGGGTGAAGGGCAGGTTCCAGCGGGCCGCCGACGCCGCTCCCAGGCGGTAGATCGGGAGGTCGGCGGGGTGCAGCCACACGGGCACCCCCAACGCCTCCCGCACGGGCTGCACCGCCCCGATATGGTCGAAGTGCGCGTGCGTGAGCAGGATGCCCCGCACGGTGACGCCCGACCCCCGCACCAGCGCCAGAATCCGCTCCGCGTCGTCGCCAGGGTCGAAGAGGAAGCCCTCGTTCTCCGTTCCGGCCACCAGGACCGCGTTCTCCTGGAGGGGACCCGTGGACAGGGACCAGACGCGGACCGCGCCATGTTGCCTCGGCTGAATCATGGTCAGGAGTCTACGGCTAGGCTTCCAACCCGAAGGCCTCGCGCAGCCGCAGGGCGAAGACCTGAAAGCTCAGGCTGGGGCTGGCATAAGCCTCCAGCGCGGATTGCAGGGCTTCGAGCGCCGTGTCCGCGCGGGCACGCTCATGGGGGGAGCGGTCCCGCCAGGCAAACCGCAGGGCTTCCGGGTGCCAGGTGGCGTCCCAGCGCTTTTCCAGCCGCTCGGCGGCTTCGAGGGCGGTCAGCAGGCCCTCCCCCAGCGCCCCGGTGAACTCGGCGGCGTCCGCGAGGGCCGCCCGCACTGCCTCCCGCGCGTCCAGGACCCCGGCCCGCCCAGCGGCAAAGGCGACGAGCGCCTGGTCCGTTTCCTCGCCCAGCAGGGTCAGGCCGCGTTCGATGACGCGGTCGGGGGCCGGAGCCACGTCCAGCCGGGCGCTGCGGCTCTGGATGGTGGGCAACACCGAGCGGCGGTCCTCGGCAAGAAAGACGAACAGCGCCCCGTGCGGCGGCTCCTCGACCAGCTTGAGCAGGGCGTTGGCGGCTTCCGGCCCCAGGTACTCGGCCCCGTCCACGACGACCACCCGGCGGCGGAAGGTGGGCCGGACCTCCAGGAACTCGAACACGTGCGTCTCGTACTCGCGGCCCTTGTCGCGGGCCGAGAGCACCGCGCCCACCGGAATGACCTTGCGCCGCGCGGCCTTGCCCGTGCTGGTCGTCGTGCGCGGCTCCACGATCAGCAGGTCGGGGTGCGCCCCCGCCGACAGCGCCCGGCAGGAGGGGCAGGCGCCGCAGCCCTCGCCGTACAGGCCCCGGGTGCCCGAGCAGTTGTGCGCCCCGGCGATCGTCAGCGCCGCTGCCCGCTTGCCCACCCGCGCCGGACCGGTGAGCAGCAGCGCGTTGCCGGAAAAAGCACCCGCCTGTTCGAGCAGCGGGCCGTGCAACAGGGCGGCGGGCAGGGTCATGGCCGGGGCCTCACGCTCCGCCTTAGCGTCCCAGCGCCAGCCGCGCCGCGAGCACTGGGGGCAGCCCGGCTTCCAGAATGGCGGTCTGCGCCGCCTCCACCGGGTAAGGCACCCGGATCACCTCGAAGGTCTGCCGCTCCAGGTCGAACAGGGCGTAGCTGGCGCGGGGGTCGCCGTCGCGCGGCTGACCCACGCTGCCGGGATTGCAGATGGCGCGGACGCCGGGCGGCAGGGCGTAGACGCCGCCGTTGCCGAGGCCCTGGAACTTGACCCACTCGCCCACCGGGGCATGGAGCGCCGCGTACACGCCGGGGAGATGGGTGTGCCCCACGAAGGCAAGGCGCCCGCCCCACCCCGCGAAGGCGTCCCGCGCGGCGGTGACCGAGTCGGTGTAGGTGTCCAGGCTTAGCGGGGTCCCGTGCCGCAGCACCACCCCCAGGTCCCGGTCCTCGCGCCCGTCGGGCCAGGAGGCGACCCAGGCGAGGTCGGCGGCGCACAGCCGGGCGAATTGCCATTCCAGCGCCGCGCCCACCACGCCCGCGCTGCCGGGCAGCCAGCCCCCACCCCGCGC
This portion of the Deinococcus terrestris genome encodes:
- a CDS encoding CDP-alcohol phosphatidyltransferase family protein; amino-acid sequence: MTHGKARPAREWAAEAVFRPLAERLVPPLARRRVNPLHVVLTHAAVGLLAAGLLRRGHSLTPALLLQVKTVLDNLDGQLARATGQTTETGRYLDSELDALVNAAVLTGLAGRWGLPLTLLLSLILSTDYLWERDHREARGQVFRDPPAQAGDDPRLLGLLRRVYALYFTPQERVLGALFGARLRGAAGGDPTPADCLTYTPATINRVAVNLGLSTQLLALGAALALRRPRLYLWSLPAQAGLLVGVQLWREEQVRRGRQPSSSG
- a CDS encoding MBL fold metallo-hydrolase, whose amino-acid sequence is MIQPRQHGAVRVWSLSTGPLQENAVLVAGTENEGFLFDPGDDAERILALVRGSGVTVRGILLTHAHFDHIGAVQPVREALGVPVWLHPADLPIYRLGAASAARWNLPFTQPADPEHGIAQGQPFTAGDLTLTARELPGHAPGHVVFVGDGFVVAGDTLFQGSIGRTDLPGGNHTQLLDGIARELLSLPDDVAVYPGHGPATTVGAERRTNPFLR
- a CDS encoding DNA polymerase III subunit delta' is translated as MTLPAALLHGPLLEQAGAFSGNALLLTGPARVGKRAAALTIAGAHNCSGTRGLYGEGCGACPSCRALSAGAHPDLLIVEPRTTTSTGKAARRKVIPVGAVLSARDKGREYETHVFEFLEVRPTFRRRVVVVDGAEYLGPEAANALLKLVEEPPHGALFVFLAEDRRSVLPTIQSRSARLDVAPAPDRVIERGLTLLGEETDQALVAFAAGRAGVLDAREAVRAALADAAEFTGALGEGLLTALEAAERLEKRWDATWHPEALRFAWRDRSPHERARADTALEALQSALEAYASPSLSFQVFALRLREAFGLEA
- a CDS encoding DUF2270 domain-containing protein translates to MTSGTVPAPLLGAVSDRDYSTNAANALIHLYRAEVGKMTAYRQRLDMTTNWSVVTTAGLASFALGDPNNSHATFLFAMGMNYFFLRLEARRFRTFEIAHHRVRIMERFFYPAMLGDRVDAGWHQLLLAELSKPRSPMTRADALGWRLNRNYLWIYGAVLIAWFAKLDLSMPKGWILEFPDAFALADIGNFPGWLVFLGVAIFYGFLISLAVRAARTYPLEEG
- a CDS encoding metallophosphoesterase family protein, which translates into the protein MRLLVLSDIHANAPALEAVLADAAGRGYDRAVMLGDALGYGAQPAEVLARLRGLGAECIRGNHEQMGLDLVARGGGWLPGSAGVVGAALEWQFARLCAADLAWVASWPDGREDRDLGVVLRHGTPLSLDTYTDSVTAARDAFAGWGGRLAFVGHTHLPGVYAALHAPVGEWVKFQGLGNGGVYALPPGVRAICNPGSVGQPRDGDPRASYALFDLERQTFEVIRVPYPVEAAQTAILEAGLPPVLAARLALGR